Proteins co-encoded in one Rhopalosiphum maidis isolate BTI-1 chromosome 2, ASM367621v3, whole genome shotgun sequence genomic window:
- the LOC113554002 gene encoding ero1-like protein has translation MSPRSTNCLFMLVVNVCLYMSVVCFFSSSSSIVNSRIDNSWLNELKGNIDETNSTVEIVDKFNNYQIYPRIISIVSKDYFKFFKVNLRRTCPFWSDDSKCAMRYCQVESCQLDDLPIGLKGSRHNLVDEDMSIKYMEGPQQQECEEAMQDELGYINTTISASAMEDFALWQAHDDIQDMYCTLPDDDGEAEYVDLSLNPERYTGYKGPSANRVWNTIYMENCFRPKNLFEVYIISAKLTGMCLEKRAFYRAISGLHTSINIHLSAQYLLSDKGSTFLNPCGTGFWGPNAEEFERKFGPKYTKGEGTQWLRNLYFLYLVELRALQKAAPLLEQVEYYTGNDKEDETTRLAVHNFLGIIKKFPQQFNEHTMFLGGQQAQKLKEEFRLHFRNVSTIMDCVGCDKCRLWGKLQIQGLGTALKILFSNKARTNGYNELSTTVNKHTLQLERSEIVALFNAFGRLSTSIYEIEKFRKLLR, from the exons ATGTCGCCCCGCAGCACCAACTGCTTGTTCATGTTGGTGGTCAACGTTTGTCTGTACATGAGCGTTGTATGTTTCTTTTCATCATCCAGTTCAATCGTCAATAGCCGCATCGACAATAGTTGGCTCAATGAG TTAAAAGGGAATATTGATGAGACAAACAGCACAGTAGAAAtcgttgataaatttaataattatcaaatatacccCCGTATTATCAGTATTGTCTCAaaggattattttaaattttttaag GTAAATCTACGAAGAACTTGTCCATTTTGGTCAGATGACAGCAAATGTGCTATGAGATATTGTCAAGTTGAATCCTGCCagttg GACGATTTACCCATAGGTCTGAAAGGTAGTCGTCATAATTTGGTAGATGAAGATATGTCAATTAAG TATATGGAAGGGCCGCAACAACAAGAGTGTGAAGAAGCAATGCAAGACGAATTAGGTTACATTAACACAACTATAAG TGCTTCAGCTATGGAGGATTTTGCTCTCTGGCAAGCCCATGACGATATACAAGACATGTACTGTACGCTGCCTGACGATGATGGTGAAGCTGAGTATGTTGACCTATCTCTAAACCCTGAACGATACACTGGATACAAAGGGCCTTCTGCTAATCGCGTTTGGAATACAATTTACATGGAAAACTGTTTCAG gccaaaaaatttatttgaagtcTACATTATATCAGCAAAATTAACTG GAATGTGTTTAGAGAAACGAGCATTTTATCGAGCTATTTCTGGTCTTCATAcaagtattaatattcatcTTAGTGCTCAATATCTATTATcag ATAAAGGATCAACATTCTTGAATCCATGTGGAACTGGCTTCTGGGGTCCAAATGCTGAAGAATTTGAACGTAAGTTTGGTCCAAAATACACTAAAGGTGAAGGTACACAATGGCTAAGAAATTTGTATTTCTTGTATCTTGTTGAACTGAGAGCATTACAAAAAGCTGCACCTTTACTTGAGCAAGTAGAGTACTATACAGGAAACGATAAAGAAGATGAAACCACTCGACTTGCTGTCCATAATTTCTTAGGAATTATCAA aaaattCCCACAACAATTTAATGAGCATACCATGTTTTTGGGTGGACAACAAgcacaaaaattaaaagaagagTTTCGTCTTCATTTTCGTAATGTTTCAACCATTATGGATTGTGTTGGGTGTGATAAATGCAGACTATGGGGAAAACTGCAAATACAAGGATTAGGAACAGcgctgaaaatattattttcaaacaaagcGAGGACAAATggatataatgaattatctaCCACTGTCAACAAGCATACATTGCAATTAGAGCGTAGTGAAATTGTTGCtctttttaatgcatttgGAAG gttatcAACAAGTATAtatgaaatagaaaaatttcGGAAACTCTTGAGGTAA